A stretch of Heterodontus francisci isolate sHetFra1 chromosome 44, sHetFra1.hap1, whole genome shotgun sequence DNA encodes these proteins:
- the LOC137356007 gene encoding complement component C1q receptor-like, translating into MLLLWVGSLCLLLQACSQELLTVNAVCSAEACYTAHLQRKSFNDAWRSCRERGGNLASIKRQEEADLVQELLLGLLVSGEQGQLKLWLGLQRQPRQCSSYKPLRGFTWTTGDQDTQYTNWLKGQYPGSCPATRCVVLSYGTGKDASYDNYKWLDGSCLLAVDGYLCRFAYRGMCDRIELGAGEPVTYATPFGVTSAHLRHVPFGSVASLPCGGPRGAQSLLCMARSGEEVEERGWPGGASVAWSRDPPFCQEPRPRNWCEGNGGCQHTCVDEGAYYHCHCNEGYQLAADGRSCPPLDDCASGPCQFYCSSRLGGFLCSCPAGYRLAEDGRSCLDVDECSLALCDHRCVNTPGTFFCQCFAGYQLEDGECRDVDECVGTPCDQLCANTEGSYQCYCEVGFTLSEDNATTCTDVDECQYQGTCEQMCVNYLGHFECHCEEGYTLDLNSFSCNPSADPYPPATLGVFTGDLQIPLTETPGWEEVPSTQEEWETEAGAVVPSWRVSGTAPTLWAQDMLVPERPLAGDPSPTLPETAVERMTHSTTRAAKAKGAGGTYGGEETLARVPTDHTKEEHQAFEPGAPKWREQGVEEPVGKSRGLPGRQATTTTRPAQTTGADETLPLPRTVPTLEIRPTGNTSGDPDAHRESWQQRDDRWLLIALLVPICLFVVVMLALAIVYCTRCACGKSRNVTDCYRWINSSSKSAAPDPASSNMNTTVWETQATGPVTAIWRTDVTHV; encoded by the exons ATGTTGTTGCTTTGGGTGGGGAGTTTGTGCCTCTTGCTGCAGGCTTGCTCACAGGAGCTGTTAACTGTGAATGCGGTGTGCAGTGCAGAAGCCTGTTACACAGCGCACTTACAGAGAAAGTCCTTCAATGATGCTTGGAGGTCGTGTAGGGAACGTGGGGGTAATCTAGCCAGCATCAAGAGACAGGAGGAGGCTGACCTGGTGCAAGAGCTGCTGCTGGGACTGTTGGTCAGTGGGGAACAAGGACAGCTGAAACTCTGGCTGGGCTTACAACGACAGCCCAGGCAATGCTCGTCCTACAAGCCTCTGCGGGGATTTACCTGGACAACGGGGGACCAGGACACCCAGTACACAAACTGGCTGAAGGGGCAGTACCCGGGCTCTTGCCCCGCTACCCGCTGTGTCGTGCTGAGCTACGGGACGGGCAAGGACGCAAGCTACGACAACTACAAGTGGCTGGACGGCTCGTGCCTGCTGGCGGTGGACGGGTACCTCTGCAGGTTTGCTTATCGGGGCATGTGCGATCGGATCGAGCTGGGGGCCGGCGAGCCCGTCACCTACGCCACGCCCTTCGGGGTGACGTCCGCCCACCTGCGCCACGTGCCGTTCGGCTCGGTCGCCAGCCTGCCCTGCGGAGGCCCCCGCGGCGCCCAGTCGCTGCTGTGCATGGCgaggagtggggaggaggtggaggagcgGGGGTGGCCCGGGGGCGCTTCAGTGGCATGGTCGCGGGACCCCCCCTTCTGCCAGGAGCCCCGCCCGCGGAACTGGTGCGAGGGCAACGGCGGCTGCCAGCATACGTGCGTGGACGAGGGTGCATACTACCACTGCCACTGCAATGAGGGGTACCAGCTGGCCGCGGACGGCCGCTCCTGCCCGCCGCTGGACGACTGCGCCAGCGGACCCTGCCAGTTCTACTGCAGCAGCCGGCTGGGCGGGTTCCTCTGCAGCTGCCCGGCCGGCTACCGGCTGGCGGAGGACGGGCGCAGCTGCCTGGACGTCGACGAGTGCTCGCTGGCGCTCTGCGACCACAGGTGTGTCAACACACCAGGCACGTTCTTCTGCCAGTGCTTCGCAGGGTATCAGCTGGAGGACGGCGAGTGCCGGGATGTGGATGAGTGCGTGGGCACGCCCTGCGACCAGCTGTGCGCCAACACCGAGGGGTCTTACCAGTGCTACTGCGAGGTGGGCTTCACGCTTTCGGAGGACAACGCCACCACCTGCACGGACGTGGACGAGTGCCAGTACCAGGGGACCTGCGAGCAAATGTGCGTCAACTATCTGGGGCACTTTGAGTGCCACTGTGAGGAAGGCTACACGCTGGACCTCAACAGCTTCTCCTGCAACCCCTCGGCCGACCCGTACCCACCGGCGACCCTGGGCGTCTTCACCGGGGACCTTCAGATCCCGCTGACCGAGACGCCCGGCTGGGAAGAGGTCCCGTCCACCCAGGAGGAGTGGGAGACCGAGGCGGGGGCTGTTGTTCCAAGTTGGCGGGTGAGTGGCACCGCCCCAACGCTGTGGGCACAGGACATGCTGGTTCCTGAGCGGCCGCTCGCTGGAGACCCGTCCCCAACGCTCCCCGAGACAGCGGTTGAACGGATGACGCATTCTACCACGAGGGCAGCCAAGGCGAAGGGCGCAGGTGGAACCTACGGGGGCGAGGAGACACTGGCCCGAGTGCCCACTGACCATACCAAAGAGGAACACCAAGCCTTTGAGCCGGGCGCCCCCAAATGGCGAGAGCAGGGGGTTGAAGAGCCCGTCGGTAAATCGAGGGGGCTTCCTGGGCGACaggccaccaccaccacccgcccaGCTCAGACCACGGGGGCTGATGAGACACTCCCCCTGCCCCGGACTGTCCCCACCCTGGAGATCCGGCCAACGGGCAACACCTCAGGCGACCCGGACGCTCACCGCGAGTCTTGGCAGCAAAGGGACGACCGCTGGCTGCTCATCGCCCTCTTGGTGCCCATCTGCCTCTTCGTGGTGGTAATGCTGGCCCTCGCCATTGTCTACTGCACCCGCTGTGCCTGCGGGAAGTCACGTAATGTCACCGACTGTTACCGCTGGATAAACAGCTCCTCCAAATCAGCAGCACCAGACCCCGCATCGAGCAACATGAACACCACAGT GTGGGAGACTCAGGCTACAGGACCAGTGACAGCTATTTGGAGGACAGATGTCACACACGTCTGA